A genome region from Sphaeramia orbicularis chromosome 19, fSphaOr1.1, whole genome shotgun sequence includes the following:
- the LOC115410009 gene encoding cerebellar degeneration-related protein 2-like, whose protein sequence is MLSSGGMEEFVTEEEEPWYDQQDLEQDLHLAAELGKTLLERNKELEDSLQQMYITNEEQVQEIEYLSKQLEVLRDMNEQHAKVYEQLDGTARELEHTNHVLVMDSKSSQQKIERLTGTIDTLQNQVESLSGQVEQLHSMEQLRVRREKRERRKTIHSFPCLRELCTAPRYEDEFVVGRAESFTIDAQRQPFEEENQHLREAVSALRAAIRTERSRREGVEKECNLLLAEFSRLQTRVQDAESCQARVRELEVELQELQQLRRARTFLLSSEDDGVALTQTVLNSTPETDTFLEVEVGEAGGGVREEAEGGGGIGGETLPESSPVRKSCSDTALNAIVARDASGRRRGSYALHANSVRKRGMSILREVDEQYHALLEKYEELLGKCRRHEESLCHAGVQTSRPVSRDPSMKDCAMGPTPAPPPTPTQSPSTPEAIESISKQVEAVDKRLGQNTPEYKALFKEIFSRIQKTKMDIKATKAAKASKSGKSAKSSKQ, encoded by the exons ATGTTAAGCTCAGGGGGAATGGAGGAATTCGTGACCGAAGAGGAAGAGCCATGGTACGACCAGCAAGACCTGGAGCAGG ACCTCCATCTGGCAGCAGAACTTGGGAAGACTCTTCTAGAAAGAAATAAGGAACTGGAGGACTCTCTGCAGCAGATGTACATCACTAATGAAGAGCAAGTGCAGGAGATTGAG TACCTGTCCAAGCAGCTTGAAGTTCTTCGGGACATGAATGAGCAGCATGCCAAAGTGTATGAACAGCTAGATGGGACTGCCAGAGAACTGGAGCACACCAACCATGTGTTGGTGATGGACAGCAAGTCCTCACAGCAAAAGATAGAGAG GCTAACAGGGACCATTGATACTTTGCAGAACCAGGTTGAGTCTCTCTCAGGGCAGGTAGAGCAGCTTCACTCTATGGAGCAGCTTCGCGTCAGGAGGGAGAAGAGGGAACGACGCAAGACCATCCACTCCTTCCCTTGTCTGAGGGAGCTTTGCACAGCACCAAG gTATGAGGATGAGTTTGTAGTGGGTAGAGCTGAAAGTTTTACAATAGATGCACAGCGTCAGCCCTTTGAAGAAGAAAATCAGCACCTCAGGGAGGCGGTGTCAGCCCTGCGAGCGGCGATCCGGACTGAAAGAAGCCGTAGAGAGGGTGTGGAGAAAGAGTGCAACCTTCTTCTAGCAGAGTTTTCCCGCCTACAAACACGAGTTCAG GATGCTGAAAGCTGCCAGGCGAGGGTACGAGAGTTGGAAGTTGAGCTACAGGAATTGCAGCAGCTACGACGGGCTCGGACTTTCCTGCTGAGCAGTGAGGATGATGGCGTTGCTCTTACTCAGACTGTCCTCAATAGCACTCCAGAGACAGACACTTTCCTGGAAGTAGAGGTTGGGGAAGCAGGAGGGGGTGTCAGAGAAGAAGCTGAAGGTGGAGGAGGTATAGGAGGTGAAACTTTACCTGAATCCAGCCCGGTGAGGAAGAGCTGCAGTGACACAGCGCTTAATGCTATCGTGGCCCGCGATGCGTCTGGCCGCCGGAGAGGGAGCTACGCACTTCATGCCAACAGTGTGAGGAAGAGGGGCATGTCAATCCTCAGGGAGGTGGATGAGCAGTACCATGCCTTACTGGAGAAATATGAGGAGCTGTTAGGGAAATGTAGGCGCCATGAGGAGAGCCTCTGTCATGCTGGTGTCCAGACTTCCAGACCTGTCTCCCGGGATCCATCCATGAAGGACTGTGCCATGGGGCCCACTCCAGCACCTCCTCCTACTCCCACCCAATCACCCTCTACACCAGAGGCCATTGAGAGCATCAGCAAACAGGTGGAGGCAGTAGATAAACGGCTGGGACAAAACACACCAGAGTACAAAGCCCTGTTTAAGGAGATCTTCTCTCGGATCCAGAAGACAAAGATGGACATCAAAGCTACCAAAGCTGCTAAGGCTAGCAAATCTGGCAAATCTGCCAAATCTAGTAAACAGTAA
- the daglb gene encoding sn1-specific diacylglycerol lipase beta, with amino-acid sequence MPGMVVFGRRWGIASDDLVFPGSFELFVRVLWWIGTLILYTYHKGHFDCNGGGVLHSYLVGLLTVLGLIILSLCAIVYVSAQGTITNPGPRRSIAALVYVRALLYIPELVWACLGAVWVSDDSKGCDPATVGAVIAAVVASWIILLFTLLGVVFVFDPLGNPRPQPPTMEPLGVRDLESSEGTQFLSTARSLAVKVWESRLRLLCCCLPQDESHRAAFSSIAQLVSGFFSDTDLVPSDIAAGLALLHQEQDKMEQSRDPDVIATHSPSSPIGEDLEIELEKAAHCMRFAAAAYGWPMYIYSNPLTGPCKLSGECCRSRAAEYDIVGGDHLGCHFSSILHSTGLQYRDFIYVSFHNQIYEIPFFVALDHKREAVLVAVRGTLSLRDVLTDLSAECENLPIEGVSGACYAHKGMCQAAGYIYKKLVNDGILNQAFSIAPEYKLVITGHSLGAGTASLLAILLRNSFPTLQCYSFSPPGGLLSKALADYSKDFVVSVVLGKDLVPRLSIPNMEDLKRRILKIVSNCNKPKYRILLQGCWYELFGGDPDDFPTEMDNRREEELSQPLLGEESLIIRHSSSYQSLASDDSPAHTAAHLPLFLPGRILHITEDGPSRRSCFSQVRYRAEWSSEMAFRSVLISPRMLADHMPDAVLKALCSLTSDRPFSLCPSSISNNQHNTI; translated from the exons ATGCCTGGGATGGTGGTGTTCGGTCGGCGCTGGGGAATCGCCAGTGACGACCTTGTTTTCCCCGGATCCTTTGAACTGTTCGTCCGGGTACTTTG GTGGATAGGCACCCTTATCCTGTACACTTATCATAAGGGTCATTTTGACTGCAACGGGGGAGGAGTTCTTCACAGCTACCTGGTTGGACTTTTGACGGTGTTGGGTCTTATCATCCTGTCACTATGTGCTATTGTCTACGTCAGCGCCCAAG GTACCATCACAAACCCTGGCCCTCGGCGCTCTATTGCCGCGTTGGTGTATGTGCGAGCTCTACTCTACATCCCTGAGTTGGTCTGGGCCTGTCTGGGAGCTGTTTGGGTGTCTGATGACAGTAAAGGCTGTGACCCTGCCACAGTGGGGGCGGTCATCGCAGCAGTGGTTGCTAG CTGGATCATCCTGCTTTTCACGTTACTGGGCGTGGTTTTTGTGTTTGACCCACTGGGTAACCCTCGGCCTCAGCCCCCCACCATGGAGCCACTGGGTGTTCGAGACCTGGAGAGCAGTGAAGGCACCCAGTTCCTGTCCACAGCTCGCTCCCTGGCTGTCAAGGTGTGGGAGAGCAGGTTGCGACTCCTGTGCTGCTGTCTACCACAGGATGAAAGCCATCGAGCAGCATTTTCCAGCATTGCACAGCTTGTCAGCGGATTCTTTTCT GACACAGATCTGGTTCCCAGTGATATAGCAGCTGGTTTAGCTCTGCTGCACCAGGAACAGGATAAGATGGAGCAAAGCAGAGATCCAGATGTCATTGCCACTCATAGCCCATCCTCCCCAATT GGGGAGGATCTGGAGATAGAGCTGGAGAAAGCAGCTCACTGTATGCGGTTTGCTGCAGCAGCTTATGGATGGCCGATGTACATTTATTCTAACCCCCTAACTGGACCCTGCAAACTCAGTGGAGAATG CTGTAGAAGTCGTGCAGCTGAGTATGACATTGTGGGAGGGGACCACCTTGGCTGTCACTTCTCCTCCATCCTGCACAGCACTGGTCTGCAATATCGAGATTTCATCTACGTCAGCTTCCACAACCAG ATCTATGAGATCCCATTCTTTGTGGCTCTGGATCATAAGAGAGAGGCTGTTCTGGTGGCTGTCAGAGGAACACTGTCACTAAGG GACGTCCTCACAGATCTGTCGGCTGAATGTGAAAATCTGCCCATAGAAGGAGTGTCTGGAGCCTGTTATGCACACAAG GGAATGTGTCAGGCTGCAGGTTATATCTACAAGAAGCTGGTAAACGATGGCATCTTGAACCAGGCTTTCTCCATTGCACCG GAGTACAAACTGGTCATCACTGGGCATAGTCTGGGTGCAGGCACTGCTTCACTGTTGGCAATTCTCTTGCGCAATTCCTTCCCTACCCTGCAGTGCTACTCATTCTCTCCACCAGGGGGCCTCCTGAG TAAAGCCTTAGCTGATTACTCCAAGGACTTTGTTGTCTCTGTTGTTTTGGGAAAAGACCTCGTTCCAAG GTTAAGCATTCCTAACATGGAGGATCTAAAAAGACGAATACTTAAAATAGTTTCAAACTGCAATAAACCTAAG TACCGCATCCTGCTGCAGGGATGCTGGTACGAGCTCTTCGGGGGAGACCCAGATGACTTCCCTACTGAGATGGACAACAGGAGAGAAGAGGAGCTGAGCCAGCCGCTCCTTGGGGAGGAGTCACTGATAATTCGCCACTCATCGTCCTATCAGAGCCTGGCATCGGATGACTCACCTGCCCACACGGCTGCCCACTTACCTCTCTTCTTGCCTGGACGCATCCTGCACATCACAGAGGACGGCCCATCACGGAG aTCCTGTTTTTCCCAGGTCAGATACCGAGCAGAGTGGTCCAGTGAAATGGCATTCAGGAGTGTTCTGATCAGCCCCCGGATGCTTGCAGATCACATGCCTGATGCTGTGCTCAAAGCACTCTGTAGCCTCACCAGTGACAGGCCCTTCTCCCTCTGCCCCTCATCTATATCCAACAACCAGCACAATACCATCTGA
- the mrpl58 gene encoding large ribosomal subunit protein mL62, with the protein MAALIESCRYFLRWGYGVNLILKPMKLRGVVVNDSRNTLQSCATYGTRGTNTAEETQVHIPIDRLTVSYSRSSGPGGQHVNKVSTKAEVRFHVQTADWIPEDVRQKILEKNKNRINKAGELLVTSELSRNQQRNLSDCIQKISTIIVDASEKPYEPTAEEIALRAARLEKRNKERLKQKKIHSAIKQSRRDFD; encoded by the exons ATGGCGGCGCTCATAGAAAGCTGCCGCTATTTTCTTCGCTGGGGTTATGGAGTAAATCTTATTCTAAAACCTATGAAATTACGAGGTGTCGTTGTAAATGATAGTAGAAACACTTTACAGTCATGTGCTACTTATGGGACTAGAGGGACGAACACCGCAGAG gaaaccCAAGTACACATTCCAATTG ACCGTCTGACAGTATCATACAGCAGAAGCAGTGGTCCTGGTGGTCAACATGTTAATAAAG TAAGTACAAAAGCTGAGGTCCGCTTCCATGTACAAACAGCTGACTGGATTCCTGAGGACGTACGACAGAAGATCCTTGAAAAG AACAAAAACCGCATCAATAAGGCTGGGGAGCTGCTGGTCACCTCAGAGCTGAGCAGGAATCAGCAAAGAAACCTTTCTGACTGTATACAGAAGATCTCCACCATCATTGTCGACGCCAGTGAGAAGCCATATGAACCTACAGCAGAAGAAATAGCCCTTAGAGCTGCTAG GCTAGAGAAGAGGAATAAGGAGCGgctcaaacagaagaaaatccaTTCAGCGATCAAGCAGAGCAGACGTGATTTTGATTAA